The following coding sequences are from one Prosthecobacter sp. window:
- a CDS encoding L,D-transpeptidase, with protein MSTTATLSAILLLPAVLGLASCCGSRCQKAPVVEKETPPQRLVVSIPDQKMLTFEGEKMKRRYPVSTSRFGVGDKPHSNLTPLGRLEVVGIIGQGLPKGMRLYSREPTGEILKPNTTIGDAIVTRIVRLRGTEPCNARTFQRCIYIHGTTDEKGLRKPVSWGCVRMGSSDIIHLCRWVKPGAEVDIVEEPLPPTKFQATVGRLFHWGSVAEQ; from the coding sequence ATGAGTACCACAGCCACGCTCTCCGCGATTCTTCTGCTGCCAGCCGTTCTCGGACTCGCTAGCTGCTGCGGCAGTCGCTGTCAAAAAGCCCCCGTGGTCGAAAAAGAAACACCGCCGCAGCGTCTCGTGGTCAGCATCCCTGATCAGAAGATGCTCACCTTTGAAGGAGAGAAGATGAAGCGGCGCTATCCGGTGAGCACTTCGCGCTTTGGCGTGGGCGACAAACCACACTCCAACTTAACGCCGCTGGGCCGCCTGGAAGTGGTGGGAATCATCGGTCAGGGGCTGCCCAAAGGCATGCGCCTTTACTCGCGCGAGCCCACCGGCGAGATACTGAAGCCCAACACCACGATTGGTGATGCCATAGTCACCCGCATCGTGCGCTTGCGCGGCACGGAACCGTGCAATGCGCGAACCTTTCAGCGCTGCATTTACATCCATGGCACGACCGATGAGAAAGGGCTGAGGAAACCCGTCTCATGGGGCTGCGTGCGCATGGGATCGTCCGACATCATCCATCTCTGCCGCTGGGTGAAACCCGGAGCCGAGGTGGACATCGTCGAAGAGCCTCTGCCGCCCACCAAGTTCCAGGCGACAGTCGGACGGCTGTTCCACTGGGGTTCTGTTGCTGAGCAATGA
- a CDS encoding PQQ-binding-like beta-propeller repeat protein, with protein sequence MHHRPRPSFGRLFAAALALTGFTHANDWTNWRGPLQNGVSLEHYTDAGKLADTPAWTYAARGRGTPVIFDGKVILWGYKGETTDLVELLTCLDAKTGKKIWEHEIADYLSDSIYNRYSIGAPTVDPETKRIYLVSNAGVFLCYELDGTKVFEIPLMEEFGRMTFPNARVGSPVIEGEFVLTHFIYSNWGADGPAADRIYGFDKKTGELVWWSRPGVVPPVDSSFSTPVLETRDGKRVAYYATGCGHIVCVNARNGKAYWKMPICKNGVNASVVIHKGNKLIAIHGDENVDSTEKGRLVCIKLPEKLNEPTDVESAVLEPSVELWRLPLSATSSSPVVVGDVVYQMTDGAELYAINAETGAELWKKKLSNANLHSSPIYVDGLLYCPMMEGKLVVLKPGEKDAEIVQEIKLDGDCLGAPSVCDGQLYVTTTKQFYCFPIPNSGIKVDAVPVADIPKAGKPAALQIIPAETVIMTGDKQVFRIRSVDANGFVVSEDVKGVKWESFIPPTAKVKATMDAKFNEAGELEVASDAKVSAGAFKATAPSGITGTIRGRALKNLPITQDFESYTLTEEFPVDPQNNPAYKFAYPPLPWIGARFKFQVMEKDGSKVFGKSFDRLLFQRASVFFAPSHLKNYTMQADVLTEGNARSKADIGLINQRYLVCLRGNAGKLEVSSNPERLKQEVAYKLTANKWYTLKCRVDVAADGSGVVQAKAWEKGAAEPDAWTIEVKVPRAHTNGSPGIFGFTPLNQKRMYLDNLSVTPNN encoded by the coding sequence ATGCACCACCGTCCCCGCCCCTCTTTCGGTCGTTTGTTCGCCGCCGCCCTGGCTCTGACCGGGTTCACCCACGCCAACGACTGGACCAACTGGCGTGGTCCGCTGCAAAACGGCGTGAGCTTGGAGCATTACACAGACGCTGGAAAACTCGCCGACACTCCCGCGTGGACCTATGCCGCCCGCGGACGTGGCACGCCGGTGATCTTTGATGGCAAGGTCATCCTCTGGGGCTACAAAGGTGAGACCACTGACCTCGTCGAGTTGCTGACCTGCCTGGACGCGAAAACCGGGAAGAAAATCTGGGAACATGAGATCGCTGACTACCTGAGCGACTCGATCTACAACCGCTATTCCATCGGCGCGCCTACCGTCGATCCTGAGACCAAACGTATTTATCTCGTGAGCAACGCAGGGGTGTTTCTCTGCTACGAACTCGATGGCACGAAGGTCTTCGAGATTCCGCTGATGGAGGAGTTTGGCCGCATGACCTTCCCCAATGCCCGCGTTGGCAGCCCGGTCATTGAGGGCGAGTTCGTCCTGACCCATTTCATCTACTCCAACTGGGGCGCCGACGGCCCGGCCGCAGACCGCATCTACGGCTTTGATAAGAAGACCGGCGAACTTGTCTGGTGGTCCCGACCCGGCGTCGTGCCGCCGGTGGACAGCTCCTTCTCCACTCCCGTGCTGGAAACTCGCGACGGCAAGCGCGTGGCCTACTACGCCACCGGCTGCGGCCACATCGTCTGTGTGAACGCGCGCAATGGCAAGGCTTACTGGAAGATGCCCATCTGCAAAAACGGCGTGAACGCTTCCGTCGTGATTCACAAGGGCAACAAGCTGATCGCCATTCATGGTGATGAAAACGTCGATAGCACGGAGAAAGGCCGTCTGGTCTGCATCAAGCTGCCAGAGAAGCTCAACGAGCCGACCGACGTCGAAAGTGCCGTGTTGGAGCCTAGTGTCGAGCTGTGGCGCCTGCCCTTGTCCGCCACCAGCAGCTCGCCTGTGGTCGTGGGTGATGTCGTATATCAGATGACCGACGGCGCGGAACTGTATGCCATCAACGCGGAAACCGGCGCGGAACTCTGGAAGAAGAAGCTCAGCAACGCCAACCTGCACTCCTCTCCGATTTATGTCGATGGCCTGTTGTACTGCCCGATGATGGAAGGCAAGCTCGTCGTGCTGAAGCCCGGCGAAAAGGACGCGGAGATCGTGCAGGAGATCAAACTCGACGGCGACTGCCTCGGAGCGCCAAGCGTCTGTGACGGCCAGCTTTATGTGACCACCACGAAGCAGTTCTACTGCTTCCCGATTCCGAACTCCGGCATCAAGGTGGACGCCGTGCCTGTTGCTGACATTCCGAAGGCCGGCAAACCAGCCGCTCTGCAGATCATCCCGGCGGAAACCGTCATCATGACCGGTGACAAGCAGGTCTTCCGCATCCGCAGCGTCGATGCGAACGGCTTCGTCGTCAGCGAGGACGTCAAAGGCGTGAAGTGGGAGTCCTTCATCCCGCCCACCGCAAAGGTGAAAGCCACCATGGACGCCAAATTCAATGAAGCGGGCGAACTCGAAGTTGCCTCGGATGCCAAGGTCAGCGCCGGTGCCTTCAAAGCCACCGCCCCAAGCGGCATCACCGGCACCATCCGTGGTCGCGCATTGAAGAACCTGCCCATCACCCAGGACTTCGAGAGCTACACGCTCACCGAGGAGTTCCCCGTCGATCCGCAAAACAACCCCGCCTACAAGTTCGCCTATCCGCCGCTGCCTTGGATCGGTGCGCGTTTTAAATTCCAAGTCATGGAAAAAGACGGCAGCAAAGTCTTCGGCAAGAGCTTTGACCGGTTGCTGTTCCAGCGCGCCTCCGTCTTCTTCGCACCGTCGCACCTGAAAAACTACACCATGCAGGCCGACGTCCTCACCGAAGGCAACGCCCGCTCCAAAGCCGACATCGGCCTCATCAACCAGCGCTATCTCGTTTGCCTGCGTGGCAACGCTGGCAAGCTGGAAGTCAGTTCCAACCCGGAGCGCCTCAAGCAGGAAGTGGCCTATAAATTGACCGCCAACAAGTGGTACACGCTCAAGTGCCGCGTCGATGTCGCCGCCGATGGCAGCGGTGTCGTCCAAGCCAAAGCTTGGGAAAAAGGCGCTGCTGAGCCCGATGCCTGGACCATCGAGGTTAAAGTGCCACGCGCCCACACCAACGGTTCCCCTGGCATCTTCGGCTTCACGCCGCTCAACCAGAAGCGCATGTACCTCGACAACCTGAGCGTCACGCCGAACAACTGA